The following coding sequences lie in one Vibrio spartinae genomic window:
- a CDS encoding ExeM/NucH family extracellular endonuclease, producing the protein MKVKTSLSCLSIAIGGILSLSAHADILLSQYVEGSGYNKAIEIANTGDEARTLDGYTLAKSTNGNGEWRNKLPLDGRNIPAHGVLVIANSQAGSDILAVSQETNTTVLNFNGNDPVALLRNGSVHDMIGTMGGSYFAKDVTLVRQSNHLTPSPTYVESQWTNAEKDNIDGLGAIDSPVSTFTCEGESFISIQQIQGEGSRSPLLSGSSNTTDQQYTVRGVVSAVTTGLTKGFYLQALENDYNSNTSEGLFIYTGQSAAALKPGDVVCAKGQVKEYYDLTELSADNQQWVKQGEQQPPQATDIVFAAGDDNFTQTLERYEGMLVNLPATLDMRVTRTFSFDYDARRNNMVLAQGRLNVQPNQNFAAGSQQAKQQSLENAQHRLFIESDQVADDGEIPYYPQFGRSDIDQDGSTEDYIRINDTLSGAQGVLTYSYGEYRLVMTNTLTQDNFVHNSPRRASPQLKDGGDLRIATFNVLNYFNSPFGGDANPYGSNRGAKSAGEFEIQQEKIVRAILQLDADIVGLMEIENNGFGDGGAIHQLVEQLNQQIDKPENRYHYVAIDSNQDGTIDSQDTVGTDAITTGLIYRNQHVSLTTPRIIHMPSQQAPAVYDKDGNMIEDGKNYQRDTLAPTFKVSHSKGLEQALTIAVNHFKSKGSTCWEDVAAIENGGQGQQDPDFQGSCENFRVAAAVALGDALKTIGGHQIILGDLNAYGKEDPLLVLTDYTPEKYGKTIHAARNTFINGKPQFGDQGADITHGYGYISAVSLIHPDNWSYSYNDEVGSLDHILISPSLKMHVIDATDWHINAAESSLFDYNNKYKGDLPKYRDQYRASDHDPAVLELKMGGSINGVLLVSLFGLLVIRRRA; encoded by the coding sequence ATGAAAGTCAAAACCTCATTATCATGCCTGTCGATTGCCATCGGAGGCATTCTTTCGCTCTCGGCACATGCCGATATTCTCCTTTCACAATATGTGGAAGGGTCCGGATACAATAAAGCCATCGAAATAGCCAATACCGGAGATGAAGCACGCACTCTGGACGGCTATACCCTGGCTAAGTCAACCAACGGGAATGGCGAGTGGCGTAATAAACTCCCCCTCGACGGGCGGAACATTCCGGCTCACGGGGTGCTCGTCATTGCCAATAGTCAGGCCGGCAGTGACATTCTGGCAGTCAGCCAAGAGACCAATACCACCGTCCTGAATTTTAACGGTAATGACCCGGTAGCCTTACTCCGTAACGGCTCAGTCCACGATATGATCGGCACCATGGGGGGCAGCTATTTTGCCAAAGACGTCACACTGGTGCGTCAATCCAATCATTTAACCCCCTCACCGACCTATGTCGAATCACAATGGACCAATGCCGAAAAAGACAATATCGACGGACTCGGTGCCATCGACAGCCCAGTCTCAACCTTTACTTGTGAAGGCGAGTCCTTTATCTCTATTCAACAAATTCAGGGAGAAGGCAGCCGCTCACCACTGCTCAGTGGCTCAAGTAACACGACCGATCAACAATATACCGTTCGGGGTGTCGTCAGCGCCGTTACAACAGGGCTCACCAAAGGCTTCTATCTGCAAGCGCTGGAAAACGACTACAATAGCAATACCTCGGAAGGTCTCTTTATCTACACTGGTCAGTCAGCCGCTGCTCTCAAACCCGGTGATGTGGTCTGCGCGAAAGGGCAAGTCAAAGAGTATTATGATTTGACCGAACTCTCTGCGGATAACCAGCAGTGGGTTAAACAGGGAGAGCAACAACCGCCACAAGCAACCGATATTGTCTTCGCCGCAGGGGATGATAACTTTACTCAAACGCTGGAACGCTATGAAGGGATGCTGGTCAATCTGCCAGCCACGCTGGACATGCGTGTAACTCGCACATTCAGTTTCGACTATGATGCCAGACGCAACAATATGGTGCTCGCTCAAGGGCGTTTAAATGTCCAGCCCAACCAAAACTTTGCGGCAGGTTCACAGCAAGCCAAGCAGCAAAGTCTGGAAAATGCACAGCATCGCCTGTTTATTGAATCAGACCAAGTTGCTGATGATGGCGAAATCCCTTACTACCCCCAGTTTGGCCGGAGCGACATTGATCAAGACGGCTCTACCGAAGATTATATCCGCATCAATGATACCCTCAGCGGTGCTCAAGGTGTGCTCACGTACAGTTATGGTGAATACCGTTTGGTCATGACCAATACGCTGACTCAGGATAACTTCGTTCACAACTCGCCACGCCGCGCTTCACCACAATTGAAAGACGGTGGAGACCTGCGGATTGCCACGTTCAATGTGCTGAATTATTTCAATTCTCCATTTGGCGGTGATGCGAACCCTTATGGCAGTAACCGCGGTGCTAAAAGTGCCGGTGAATTTGAGATCCAGCAAGAGAAAATCGTACGCGCTATCTTACAGCTCGATGCCGATATTGTCGGTCTGATGGAAATTGAAAATAACGGTTTCGGCGATGGCGGTGCCATTCATCAATTGGTTGAGCAACTCAATCAGCAGATAGACAAACCGGAAAATCGCTACCATTATGTGGCAATAGACAGCAATCAGGACGGCACCATCGACTCACAGGATACCGTCGGCACCGATGCGATTACCACTGGCCTGATTTACCGCAATCAACATGTCTCTTTAACCACACCACGTATCATCCATATGCCATCGCAACAAGCTCCGGCTGTGTATGACAAAGACGGCAATATGATTGAAGACGGCAAAAACTACCAGCGAGATACCCTCGCCCCGACGTTTAAAGTCAGTCACAGCAAAGGCCTCGAGCAAGCACTCACCATTGCCGTGAACCACTTTAAATCCAAAGGCTCGACCTGTTGGGAAGATGTTGCTGCAATTGAAAATGGCGGACAAGGTCAGCAAGACCCGGATTTCCAAGGCTCATGTGAAAACTTCCGCGTTGCTGCTGCCGTGGCACTGGGAGACGCATTGAAAACCATCGGGGGTCATCAGATCATTCTCGGAGACCTCAACGCCTACGGCAAAGAAGATCCATTGCTGGTGTTGACCGATTACACCCCTGAGAAATATGGCAAAACCATCCACGCCGCCAGAAATACCTTTATTAATGGCAAACCGCAGTTTGGCGATCAAGGCGCTGACATCACCCATGGCTACGGTTACATCAGTGCGGTGAGTCTGATCCATCCTGATAACTGGAGTTATTCGTACAACGATGAAGTGGGCTCTTTAGACCATATTTTGATTAGTCCAAGTCTCAAAATGCACGTGATTGATGCCACCGACTGGCATATCAATGCGGCTGAGTCTTCTTTGTTTGACTACAACAACAAATATAAAGGCGATCTCCCCAAATACCGTGACCAATACCGGGCATCAGACCATGATCCTGCGGTACTGGAACTGAAAATGGGCGGCTCGATCAACGGTGTGTTACTGGTTTCGCTGTTCGGGCTACTCGTCATCCGACGTCGCGCATAA